In one Modestobacter sp. L9-4 genomic region, the following are encoded:
- a CDS encoding D-cysteine desulfhydrase family protein: MTTAPVHLSTWPTPLDPAPRLAAALGLEPGDLWVKRDDLTSFAGGNKVRKLEHLVGEAEAAGATVLVTTGGVQSNHARMTAAAAAVRGLSAVLVLTGDADAARPGNLALEELFGARVVLVGPDEDAGARIAVIAAELREAGEVPAVLPLGGSTPTGARGYLACAGELAEQAPDLDTVVVAVGSGGTMAGLVAGLGAERVLGVDTGAVPDPVERVTDLATALGATVGELRLRRDQVGEGYGALTEAGATAMRTAARTEGLVLEPVYTGKAMAGLMAAVADGSVRPGRRTVFLHSGGLPGLFGHPYAAELAAWALGSA; encoded by the coding sequence GTGACCACCGCTCCCGTGCACCTGTCGACCTGGCCGACGCCGCTGGACCCCGCGCCCCGGCTGGCCGCCGCCCTCGGCTTGGAACCCGGTGACCTGTGGGTCAAGCGCGACGACCTGACCTCCTTCGCCGGCGGCAACAAGGTGCGCAAGCTGGAGCACCTGGTGGGCGAGGCCGAGGCCGCCGGCGCCACCGTGCTGGTCACCACCGGCGGCGTGCAGAGCAACCACGCCCGGATGACCGCCGCCGCCGCGGCGGTGCGCGGTCTGTCGGCGGTGCTGGTGCTCACCGGGGACGCCGACGCCGCCCGCCCGGGCAACCTGGCGCTGGAGGAGCTGTTCGGCGCCCGGGTGGTGCTCGTCGGCCCGGACGAGGACGCCGGGGCGCGGATCGCCGTGATCGCCGCCGAGCTGCGGGAGGCCGGCGAGGTGCCCGCCGTGCTGCCGCTGGGCGGCTCCACGCCGACCGGTGCCCGCGGGTACCTCGCCTGCGCCGGAGAGCTGGCCGAGCAGGCCCCCGACCTCGACACCGTGGTGGTCGCCGTCGGCTCCGGCGGCACCATGGCCGGGCTGGTCGCCGGGCTGGGCGCGGAGCGGGTGCTGGGCGTCGACACCGGTGCCGTGCCCGACCCGGTGGAGCGCGTCACCGACCTGGCCACCGCGCTGGGTGCGACGGTCGGGGAGCTCCGGCTGCGGCGGGACCAGGTGGGGGAGGGCTACGGCGCGCTCACCGAGGCCGGCGCCACCGCGATGCGCACCGCCGCGCGCACCGAGGGCCTGGTGCTCGAGCCGGTCTACACCGGCAAGGCGATGGCCGGGCTGATGGCCGCGGTCGCCGACGGCAGCGTGCGGCCGGGCCGGCGCACGGTCTTCCTGCACAGCGGCGGGCTGCCGGGCCTGTTCGGTCACCCGTACGCCGCCGAGCTGGCCGCCTGGGCGCTGGGGAGTGCGTGA
- a CDS encoding TIGR03086 family metal-binding protein, which produces MTGIPPSAVRAAADLASTALAAVTPDRLTAPTPCRDLDVRALLDHLAWAAVLSQLAAVRTPLQHDWSSLTPAPFLDGLPVEQWAAAIPVELDTAADAWADRAAWEGETLMGAAPMPASVVGAMMLAEFVLHGWDLARAIGAPYDVPAALGEATLAAVVPIAQLGRDGGWFGPEVPVDPSAPAVDRALGLTGRDPAWTP; this is translated from the coding sequence ATGACCGGGATCCCGCCGTCCGCGGTGCGTGCCGCCGCCGACCTCGCCTCCACCGCGCTGGCCGCGGTCACCCCCGACCGGCTGACCGCACCGACGCCCTGCCGCGACCTCGACGTCCGTGCGCTGCTGGACCACCTGGCCTGGGCCGCGGTGCTGTCCCAGCTCGCCGCGGTGCGCACGCCGCTGCAGCACGACTGGAGCAGCCTGACCCCGGCGCCGTTCCTCGACGGTCTGCCGGTGGAGCAGTGGGCGGCCGCCATTCCGGTCGAGCTGGACACCGCCGCCGACGCGTGGGCCGACCGCGCGGCCTGGGAGGGCGAGACGCTGATGGGCGCGGCTCCGATGCCGGCGTCGGTCGTCGGCGCCATGATGCTCGCCGAGTTCGTGCTGCACGGCTGGGACCTCGCCCGCGCGATCGGGGCGCCCTACGACGTCCCGGCCGCGCTGGGCGAGGCCACCCTGGCCGCGGTCGTCCCGATCGCGCAGCTGGGCCGCGACGGCGGCTGGTTCGGCCCCGAGGTGCCGGTGGACCCGAGCGCGCCGGCCGTCGACCGCGCGCTGGGGCTCACCGGCCGCGACCCGGCCTGGACGCCCTGA
- the dhaL gene encoding dihydroxyacetone kinase subunit DhaL — translation MTATLDRAAARRWVDAFAADFETQRERLTELDRAAGDGDFGANLRSALRKVETRLAADPQTARAVFGAVSDAFLDTGGTSGPLFGMWFRALSRALPESDPADLTQLAEGVREGTATVQRLGGAEVGDKTMVDAMVPAAAALTDAAGAGHGLTAAAEAAESGAASTEELIARRGRASYVGEVARGVLDPGALAVALFFRAGARALDG, via the coding sequence ATGACCGCCACGCTGGACCGCGCCGCCGCCCGCCGCTGGGTGGACGCCTTCGCCGCCGACTTCGAGACCCAGCGCGAGCGGCTCACCGAGCTCGACCGGGCCGCCGGCGACGGTGACTTCGGCGCCAACCTCCGCTCGGCGCTGCGCAAGGTGGAGACCCGGCTGGCCGCGGACCCGCAGACCGCCCGCGCGGTGTTCGGCGCGGTCTCCGACGCCTTCCTCGACACCGGCGGCACCAGCGGGCCGCTGTTCGGCATGTGGTTCCGGGCGCTGTCCCGAGCACTGCCGGAGAGCGACCCGGCCGACCTCACCCAGCTGGCCGAGGGCGTGCGGGAGGGCACGGCCACCGTGCAGCGGCTGGGTGGCGCCGAGGTGGGCGACAAGACGATGGTCGACGCGATGGTCCCGGCGGCAGCCGCGCTCACCGACGCCGCGGGCGCCGGGCACGGGCTGACCGCGGCGGCCGAGGCCGCGGAGTCCGGCGCCGCCTCGACCGAGGAGCTCATCGCCCGGCGGGGGCGGGCCAGCTACGTCGGGGAGGTCGCCCGCGGGGTGCTCGACCCCGGTGCGCTCGCCGTCGCGCTGTTCTTCCGGGCCGGCGCCCGCGCGCTCGACGGCTGA
- a CDS encoding dihydroxyacetone kinase subunit DhaK, translating into MSVKKFLNDPDDLVVEALEGLVTASAGRLRLHRDPLWLQSAAGDDARRVALVSGGGSGHEPLHSGFVGPGMLDAAVPGAVFASPTALQVVAAVRGVDRGAGVLLIVKNYTGDVLNFRIAAEIAAEEGIEVETVLVDDDLASESDDGPGRRGTAATVVVEKVCGAAAARGLPLAEVAALGRRVVAGARSMAVALEGAVHPGEDVRSFDLAADEVEHGVGIHGERGIDRRPMASAHELVGALTTPLVDAIGLAEGDRAVVVVNGLGSTHLLELYVVFREVAALLEARGIAVARSLVGPYVTALDMAGASVTLVRADDELLGLWDDAVTTTALTWETR; encoded by the coding sequence GTGAGCGTCAAGAAGTTCCTTAACGACCCTGACGACCTGGTGGTCGAGGCGCTGGAGGGCCTGGTCACCGCCTCGGCCGGCCGCCTCCGCCTGCACCGCGACCCGCTGTGGCTGCAGTCCGCGGCCGGGGACGACGCCCGCCGCGTCGCGCTGGTCTCCGGCGGCGGCTCCGGGCACGAGCCGCTGCACAGCGGCTTCGTCGGCCCCGGGATGCTCGACGCCGCCGTCCCCGGCGCGGTCTTCGCCAGCCCCACCGCGCTCCAGGTGGTCGCCGCCGTCCGTGGCGTCGACCGCGGGGCCGGGGTGCTGCTGATCGTGAAGAACTACACCGGCGACGTGCTCAACTTCCGCATCGCCGCCGAGATCGCCGCCGAGGAGGGCATCGAGGTCGAGACCGTGCTGGTCGACGACGACCTGGCCAGCGAGTCCGACGACGGCCCGGGCCGGCGCGGCACCGCGGCGACCGTGGTCGTGGAGAAGGTGTGCGGCGCCGCCGCCGCGCGGGGGCTGCCGCTGGCCGAGGTGGCTGCGCTCGGCCGCCGGGTCGTGGCCGGCGCCCGCAGCATGGCCGTCGCGCTGGAGGGCGCGGTGCACCCGGGGGAGGACGTGCGCTCCTTCGACCTGGCCGCCGACGAGGTCGAGCACGGTGTCGGCATCCACGGCGAGCGCGGCATCGACCGCCGGCCGATGGCCTCGGCGCACGAGCTGGTCGGCGCGCTCACCACGCCGCTGGTCGACGCGATCGGGCTGGCCGAGGGCGACCGGGCCGTCGTCGTGGTCAACGGCCTGGGCTCCACCCACCTGCTCGAGCTCTACGTCGTCTTCCGCGAGGTCGCCGCGCTGCTGGAGGCCCGCGGGATCGCCGTGGCCCGCAGCCTGGTCGGCCCCTACGTGACCGCCCTGGACATGGCCGGCGCCTCGGTCACCCTCGTCCGCGCCGACGACGAGCTGCTCGGGCTCTGGGACGACGCCGTCACCACCACCGCGCTGACCTGGGAGACCCGATGA